In a single window of the Prinia subflava isolate CZ2003 ecotype Zambia chromosome 3, Cam_Psub_1.2, whole genome shotgun sequence genome:
- the DGKH gene encoding diacylglycerol kinase eta isoform X3, producing the protein MHNWYACSHARPTFCNVCRESLSGVTSHGLSCEVCKFKAHKRCAVRATNNCKWTTLASIGKDIIEDEDGIAMPHQWLEGNLPVSAKCAVCDKTCGSVLRLQDWKCLWCKAMVHTACKDLYPRKCPLGQCKVSIIPPTALNSIDSDGFWKATCPPSCASPLLVFVNSKSGDNQGVKFLRRFKQSLNPAQVFDLMNGGPHLGLRLFQKFDNFRILVCGGDGSVGWVLSEIDKLSLHKQCQLGVLPLGTGNDLARVLGWGGSCDDDTQLPQILEKLERASTKMLDRWSIMSYELKLPAKPSILPVTAEESEECQISAYEDSVAAHLAKILNSDQHSVVISSAKILCETVKDFVAKIGKTYEKPMENAEEADAMAIKCSELNEKLDLLLQALHTEAQAAPILPGIAPPIVEEEPEEFSSEESLSESKEQLAECVSKSSQKLFKPREQLMLRANSLKKAVRQIIEQAEKVVDEQNAHSEEQVNQSPVEYSKELDESKEEEKEEDTKELESPSTKTAPRSPDRRTSRGIHSQTGSFSAPALAASKENLPVLNTRIICPGLRAGLAASIAGSSIISKMLLANIDPFGATPFIDPDPDSLEGYSEKCVMNNYFGIGLDAKISLEFNNKREEHPEKCRSRTKNMMWYGVLGTKELLQRTYKNLEQKVQLECDGQYIPLPSLQGIAVLNIPSYAGGTNFWGGTKEDDIFGAPSFDDKILEVVAVFGSMQMAVSRVIKLQHHRIAQCRSVKITILGDEGVPVQVDGEAWIQPPGVIKIIHKNRAQMLTRDRAFENTLKSWEDKQKYDSCKPVIRSPLYPQQAVELATEEEVAQIQLCSQAAEELITRICEAAKVHGLLEQELAHAVNACSHALNKANPRFPESLTRNTAMEIAVNVKALHNETESLLVGRVPLQLEAPHEELLSDALHSVETELRKLAEIPWLYYVFQPNDDEDPPLDYAKRNNRSTVFRIVPKFKKEKIQKHKTSPQPVQKWGTDEVAAWLDLLSLGEYKEIFISHDIRGSELLHLERRDLKDLGITKVGHMKRILQGIKEISKNTPLSEV; encoded by the exons ATAGCTATGCCTCACCAGTGGTTAGAGGGAAACCTGCCCGTCAGTGCCAAATGCGCAGTCTGCGACAAGACTTGTGGCAGCGTTCTACGCCTGCAGGATTGGAAGTGCCTTTGGTGTAAAGCTATG GTTCACACGGCCTGTAAAGATCTGTACCCTCGCAAATGTCCGCTTGGCCAGTGCAAGGTATCGATCATCCCTCCAACAGCACTAAACAGTATAGACTCTGATG GTTTCTGGAAAGCCACATGCCCGCCATCCTGTGCCAGTCCTCTTTTAGTTTTTGTTAACTCAAAGAGTGGAGACAATCAGGGAGTAAAGTTTCTTCGTCGATTCAAACAGTCGTTAAATCCAGCTCAGGTCTTCGATTTAATGAATGGAGGACCTCACTTAGG tttgCGGTTATTTCAGAAGTTTGACAACTTCAGGATTCTTGTGTGTGGTGGCGATGGAAGCGTGGGTTGGGTCTTGTCAGAAATTGATAAGCTCAGCTTGCACAAGCAG TGTCAGTTAGGAGTGTTACCCCTTGGTACTGGAAATGACCTTGCGCGTGTCCTTGGCTGGGGAGGATCCTGTGATGATGATACACAACTTCCTCAGATTTTGGAGAAACTGGAACGAGCCAGCACGAAAATGCTAGACAG GTGGAGTATAATGTCATATGAACTGAAATTACCAGCAAAGCCTTCAATACTTCCAGTGACTGCAGAAGAGTCAGAGGAGTGCCAG ATATCTGCTTATGAGGATTCAGTTGCTGCTCATCTTGCAAAAATTCTCAACTCTGATCAGCATTCTGTTGTCATATCATCTGCCAA AATATTATGTGAAACTGTAAAGGACTTTGTTGCCAAAATAGGGAAGACTTATGAAAAACCAATGGAAAATGCAGAGGAAGCTGATGCCATGGCCATTAAA TGCTCAGAGTTAAATGAAAAGCTGGActtgctgctccaggctcttcACACAgaagcccaggctgctcccattCTCCCAGGCATCGCTCCCCCCATTGTAGAAGAAGAACCAGAGGAGTTCTCAAGTGAAGAATCCTTGTCTGAAAGCAAAGAACAATTAGCAGAGTGTGTCTCAAAGTCTTCCCAGAAGCTCTTCAAACCAAGGGAACAACTAATGCTCCGAGCAAACAGCTTGAAGAAGGCTGTGAGGCAGATCATTGAACAAGCAGAAAAAG TTGTGGATGAGCAGAATGCTCATAGTGAAGAGCAAGTGAACCAGTCTCCAGTAGAATACAGCAAAGAATTGGATGAAtccaaagaagaggaaaaagaggaagataCAAAGGAACTTGAGTCTCCATCAA CTAAAACTGCACCAAGATCTCCCGATAGACGTACAAGCCGAGGTATCCATTCTCAGACAGgttctttctctgctccagctttgGCAGCAAGCAAGGAAAACCTCCCAGTACTTAACACGAGGATTATCTGCCCAG gTTTAAGGGCTGGTCTAGCTGCTTCCATTGCAGGAAGTTCAATTATTAGCAAAATGTTGCTAGCAAACATCGATCCATTTGGTGCTACGCCGTTTATTGACCCGGATCCAGATTCCtt GGAGGgatattcagaaaaatgtgtCATGAACAACTACTTTGGAATTGGGTTAGATGCAAAAATTTCACTAGAATTTAATAACAAGCGAGAAGAGCACCCTGAAAAATGCAG AAGTCGGACGAAAAACATGATGTGGTATGGAGTTCTTGGCACAAAAGAGCTATTGCAGAGAACTTACAAGAACTTAGAACAAAAAGTTCAACTTGAG TGTGACGGACAGTACATCCCCCTTCCAAGCCTGCAGGGCATAGCTGTGCTAAACATTCCCAGCTATGCTGGTGGGACTAATTTCTGGGGTGGAACCAAAGAAGATGAT atATTTGGAGCTCCGTCGTTTGATGATAAAATCTTAGAAGTTGTTGCTGTATTTGGCAGCATGCAGATGGCAGTGTCCAGAGTCATCAAACTGCAGCACCACAGGATAGCTCAG TGCCGCTCAGTAAAGATCACCATACTTGGTGATGAAGGGGTTCCAGTGCAAGTCGATGGAGAGGCATGGATCCAGCCCCCAGGAGTTATTAAGATCATACATAAAAACAGAGCTCAGATGCTAACACGAGACAGA GCCTTTGAAAACACGCTGAAGTCTTGGGAGGACAAACAGAAGTATGATTCCTGCAAACCTGTTATTCGATCTCCCTTGTACCCTCAGCAAGCTGTTGAGTTGGCTACAGAAGAAGAAGTTGCACAGATCCAGTTGTGCTCACAAGCTGCAGAAGAACTTATTACCAG gATCTGTGAAGCAGCAAAAGTACATGGCCTCTTGGAGCAGGAGCTCGCTCATGCTGTTAATGCATGTTCACATGCATTAAATAAAGCCAACCCAAGGTTTCCTGAG AGCCTTACCAGAAACACTGCCATGGAGATAGCTGTCAATGTGAAGGCCTTACACAACGAAACAGAATCTCTGCTCGTAGGAAGAGTTCCTTTG CAGTTAGAGGCTCCCCATGAAGAACTGTTGTCTGATGCTTTGCACAGTGTGGAAACAGAGTTGAGAAAACTTGCTGAGATTCCTTGGCTTTACTATGTTTTTCAACCAAATGATGATGAG GATCCCCCTCTGGATTATGCTAAAAGAAACAATAGAAGTACAGTGTTTCGTATAGTGccaaagtttaaaaaagaaaaaattcagaagcATAAGACCAGCCCTCAGCCTG TTCAAAAATGGGGCACAGATGAAGTTGCTGCTTGGCTGGATCTGCTCAGTTTGGGAGAGTACAAAGAAATCTTCATCAGCCATGACATCCGAGGCTCTGAGCTTTTACATCTGGAAAGGCGAGATCTTAAG
- the DGKH gene encoding diacylglycerol kinase eta isoform X4, translating into MWNISQGCITGTPAPTPDPPSVTCAERASLESLLTACLVKVHTACKDLYPRKCPLGQCKVSIIPPTALNSIDSDGFWKATCPPSCASPLLVFVNSKSGDNQGVKFLRRFKQSLNPAQVFDLMNGGPHLGLRLFQKFDNFRILVCGGDGSVGWVLSEIDKLSLHKQCQLGVLPLGTGNDLARVLGWGGSCDDDTQLPQILEKLERASTKMLDRWSIMSYELKLPAKPSILPVTAEESEECQISAYEDSVAAHLAKILNSDQHSVVISSAKILCETVKDFVAKIGKTYEKPMENAEEADAMAIKCSELNEKLDLLLQALHTEAQAAPILPGIAPPIVEEEPEEFSSEESLSESKEQLAECVSKSSQKLFKPREQLMLRANSLKKAVRQIIEQAEKVVDEQNAHSEEQVNQSPVEYSKELDESKEEEKEEDTKELESPSTKTAPRSPDRRTSRGIHSQTGSFSAPALAASKENLPVLNTRIICPGLRAGLAASIAGSSIISKMLLANIDPFGATPFIDPDPDSLEGYSEKCVMNNYFGIGLDAKISLEFNNKREEHPEKCRSRTKNMMWYGVLGTKELLQRTYKNLEQKVQLECDGQYIPLPSLQGIAVLNIPSYAGGTNFWGGTKEDDIFGAPSFDDKILEVVAVFGSMQMAVSRVIKLQHHRIAQCRSVKITILGDEGVPVQVDGEAWIQPPGVIKIIHKNRAQMLTRDRAFENTLKSWEDKQKYDSCKPVIRSPLYPQQAVELATEEEVAQIQLCSQAAEELITRICEAAKVHGLLEQELAHAVNACSHALNKANPRFPESLTRNTAMEIAVNVKALHNETESLLVGRVPLQLEAPHEELLSDALHSVETELRKLAEIPWLYYVFQPNDDEDPPLDYAKRNNRSTVFRIVPKFKKEKIQKHKTSPQPGPGDNESGPYEANSPGN; encoded by the exons GTTCACACGGCCTGTAAAGATCTGTACCCTCGCAAATGTCCGCTTGGCCAGTGCAAGGTATCGATCATCCCTCCAACAGCACTAAACAGTATAGACTCTGATG GTTTCTGGAAAGCCACATGCCCGCCATCCTGTGCCAGTCCTCTTTTAGTTTTTGTTAACTCAAAGAGTGGAGACAATCAGGGAGTAAAGTTTCTTCGTCGATTCAAACAGTCGTTAAATCCAGCTCAGGTCTTCGATTTAATGAATGGAGGACCTCACTTAGG tttgCGGTTATTTCAGAAGTTTGACAACTTCAGGATTCTTGTGTGTGGTGGCGATGGAAGCGTGGGTTGGGTCTTGTCAGAAATTGATAAGCTCAGCTTGCACAAGCAG TGTCAGTTAGGAGTGTTACCCCTTGGTACTGGAAATGACCTTGCGCGTGTCCTTGGCTGGGGAGGATCCTGTGATGATGATACACAACTTCCTCAGATTTTGGAGAAACTGGAACGAGCCAGCACGAAAATGCTAGACAG GTGGAGTATAATGTCATATGAACTGAAATTACCAGCAAAGCCTTCAATACTTCCAGTGACTGCAGAAGAGTCAGAGGAGTGCCAG ATATCTGCTTATGAGGATTCAGTTGCTGCTCATCTTGCAAAAATTCTCAACTCTGATCAGCATTCTGTTGTCATATCATCTGCCAA AATATTATGTGAAACTGTAAAGGACTTTGTTGCCAAAATAGGGAAGACTTATGAAAAACCAATGGAAAATGCAGAGGAAGCTGATGCCATGGCCATTAAA TGCTCAGAGTTAAATGAAAAGCTGGActtgctgctccaggctcttcACACAgaagcccaggctgctcccattCTCCCAGGCATCGCTCCCCCCATTGTAGAAGAAGAACCAGAGGAGTTCTCAAGTGAAGAATCCTTGTCTGAAAGCAAAGAACAATTAGCAGAGTGTGTCTCAAAGTCTTCCCAGAAGCTCTTCAAACCAAGGGAACAACTAATGCTCCGAGCAAACAGCTTGAAGAAGGCTGTGAGGCAGATCATTGAACAAGCAGAAAAAG TTGTGGATGAGCAGAATGCTCATAGTGAAGAGCAAGTGAACCAGTCTCCAGTAGAATACAGCAAAGAATTGGATGAAtccaaagaagaggaaaaagaggaagataCAAAGGAACTTGAGTCTCCATCAA CTAAAACTGCACCAAGATCTCCCGATAGACGTACAAGCCGAGGTATCCATTCTCAGACAGgttctttctctgctccagctttgGCAGCAAGCAAGGAAAACCTCCCAGTACTTAACACGAGGATTATCTGCCCAG gTTTAAGGGCTGGTCTAGCTGCTTCCATTGCAGGAAGTTCAATTATTAGCAAAATGTTGCTAGCAAACATCGATCCATTTGGTGCTACGCCGTTTATTGACCCGGATCCAGATTCCtt GGAGGgatattcagaaaaatgtgtCATGAACAACTACTTTGGAATTGGGTTAGATGCAAAAATTTCACTAGAATTTAATAACAAGCGAGAAGAGCACCCTGAAAAATGCAG AAGTCGGACGAAAAACATGATGTGGTATGGAGTTCTTGGCACAAAAGAGCTATTGCAGAGAACTTACAAGAACTTAGAACAAAAAGTTCAACTTGAG TGTGACGGACAGTACATCCCCCTTCCAAGCCTGCAGGGCATAGCTGTGCTAAACATTCCCAGCTATGCTGGTGGGACTAATTTCTGGGGTGGAACCAAAGAAGATGAT atATTTGGAGCTCCGTCGTTTGATGATAAAATCTTAGAAGTTGTTGCTGTATTTGGCAGCATGCAGATGGCAGTGTCCAGAGTCATCAAACTGCAGCACCACAGGATAGCTCAG TGCCGCTCAGTAAAGATCACCATACTTGGTGATGAAGGGGTTCCAGTGCAAGTCGATGGAGAGGCATGGATCCAGCCCCCAGGAGTTATTAAGATCATACATAAAAACAGAGCTCAGATGCTAACACGAGACAGA GCCTTTGAAAACACGCTGAAGTCTTGGGAGGACAAACAGAAGTATGATTCCTGCAAACCTGTTATTCGATCTCCCTTGTACCCTCAGCAAGCTGTTGAGTTGGCTACAGAAGAAGAAGTTGCACAGATCCAGTTGTGCTCACAAGCTGCAGAAGAACTTATTACCAG gATCTGTGAAGCAGCAAAAGTACATGGCCTCTTGGAGCAGGAGCTCGCTCATGCTGTTAATGCATGTTCACATGCATTAAATAAAGCCAACCCAAGGTTTCCTGAG AGCCTTACCAGAAACACTGCCATGGAGATAGCTGTCAATGTGAAGGCCTTACACAACGAAACAGAATCTCTGCTCGTAGGAAGAGTTCCTTTG CAGTTAGAGGCTCCCCATGAAGAACTGTTGTCTGATGCTTTGCACAGTGTGGAAACAGAGTTGAGAAAACTTGCTGAGATTCCTTGGCTTTACTATGTTTTTCAACCAAATGATGATGAG GATCCCCCTCTGGATTATGCTAAAAGAAACAATAGAAGTACAGTGTTTCGTATAGTGccaaagtttaaaaaagaaaaaattcagaagcATAAGACCAGCCCTCAGCCTG